A region of Myxococcus stipitatus DSM 14675 DNA encodes the following proteins:
- a CDS encoding MarR family winged helix-turn-helix transcriptional regulator, translated as MTVNPPPITRYERLQRLAKRFPELDPGAIETCISLLRLSNDLSAAYDTSLARWGLSTGRFTVLVRLYSACETEEGRSLTPAELAESSCVSRATMTGLLDTLEKDGLISREDHPEDRRMYTVSLTRKARALLEEMFPEHYRRVASLMSGLSEEERDTLRTLLAKVSTHLPAFREP; from the coding sequence ATGACCGTGAACCCTCCCCCCATCACCCGCTACGAGCGGTTGCAGCGCCTGGCGAAGCGCTTTCCGGAGCTGGACCCCGGCGCCATCGAGACCTGCATCTCCCTGCTGCGGTTGTCCAACGACTTGTCGGCCGCCTACGACACGAGCCTGGCGCGCTGGGGGCTGTCCACGGGCCGCTTCACGGTGCTGGTCCGCCTGTACTCCGCCTGCGAGACGGAGGAGGGCCGGAGCCTCACCCCCGCGGAGCTCGCGGAGAGCTCCTGTGTGAGCCGCGCCACCATGACGGGGCTGCTCGACACGCTGGAGAAGGACGGCCTCATCTCCCGGGAGGACCACCCCGAAGACCGCCGGATGTACACCGTGAGCCTCACCCGCAAGGCCCGTGCGCTGCTCGAGGAGATGTTCCCCGAGCACTACCGCCGCGTGGCCTCGCTCATGTCGGGCTTGAGTGAGGAGGAGCGCGACACCCTCCGGACGCTGCTGGCCAAGGTCTCCACGCACCTGCCCGCCTTCCGGGAGCCGTAG
- a CDS encoding DHA2 family efflux MFS transporter permease subunit — translation MKGEVITGSKAGITIAAMAAALMSVLDISIVNVALSDIRASFGTPLDQIAWVSTGYMMANVVVIPMTGWLQRRFGFRRYFTASILMFTAASVLCGLAWNLPSLVLFRILQGVGGGAIIPTSQAILFARYPQKEHGMAGALFGLGAVTGPLLGPTVGGMLIEVASWHWIFLINLPVGLFAAYMAWRHIEQEDFQPSTDRVDRWGIALLAVGMAALQFVLEEGTREDWFDSMKITVLAVIAGVALITFIVHELETPQPVVDLRVFANRSYAAATGVNFLIGTALFGGSFLFSLFCGTVMRYSALDIGLVFLKGSAIQLLLMPLIGRFGGKVDGRLLVGLGIIGMSFSLWTNGHLTSTADEAALITPVFIRACSMGFIFVPLSVMALSNLRPDQRGNAAGLFNLTRELGGSIGTAWMSSALNRLTKVNTTALSSHVDVYGQVTQEQLAGLKATVAARVTDPLAAAYGLMGQRINLQALVRAFNANFTVLTAIFACSLVLVVMLRRANPGVKVEGAH, via the coding sequence GTGAAGGGTGAGGTCATCACCGGCTCGAAGGCCGGTATCACCATCGCCGCCATGGCCGCGGCGCTGATGTCCGTGCTGGACATCTCCATCGTCAACGTCGCGCTCAGTGACATCCGCGCGAGCTTTGGCACGCCGTTGGACCAGATTGCCTGGGTGTCCACCGGCTACATGATGGCCAACGTGGTCGTCATCCCGATGACGGGCTGGCTCCAGCGCCGCTTCGGCTTCCGGCGCTACTTCACCGCGTCCATCCTCATGTTCACCGCGGCCAGCGTGCTGTGCGGCCTGGCGTGGAACCTGCCGTCGCTGGTGCTCTTCCGCATCCTCCAAGGCGTGGGCGGCGGCGCCATCATCCCCACGTCGCAGGCCATCCTCTTCGCGCGCTATCCCCAGAAGGAGCACGGCATGGCCGGCGCGCTCTTCGGCCTGGGCGCGGTGACGGGGCCGCTCTTGGGGCCCACCGTGGGCGGGATGCTCATCGAGGTGGCGAGCTGGCACTGGATATTCCTCATCAACCTGCCGGTGGGCCTGTTCGCCGCGTACATGGCGTGGCGTCACATCGAGCAGGAGGACTTCCAGCCCTCCACGGACCGCGTGGACCGCTGGGGCATCGCGCTCTTGGCGGTGGGCATGGCCGCGCTCCAGTTCGTGCTGGAGGAGGGGACTCGCGAGGACTGGTTCGACAGCATGAAGATCACCGTGCTCGCGGTGATAGCGGGCGTGGCGCTCATCACGTTCATCGTCCATGAGCTGGAGACACCCCAGCCGGTGGTGGACTTGCGCGTGTTCGCCAACCGCTCCTACGCGGCGGCGACCGGCGTCAACTTCCTCATCGGCACGGCGCTGTTCGGCGGCTCGTTCCTGTTCAGCCTCTTCTGCGGCACGGTGATGCGCTACTCGGCGCTCGACATCGGGCTGGTGTTCCTCAAGGGCAGCGCCATCCAGTTGCTGCTGATGCCGCTCATCGGCCGCTTCGGGGGCAAGGTGGACGGACGCCTGCTCGTGGGCCTGGGCATCATCGGCATGAGCTTCTCGCTGTGGACCAACGGCCACCTGACGAGCACGGCGGACGAGGCGGCGCTGATTACCCCCGTGTTCATCCGCGCCTGCTCCATGGGCTTCATCTTCGTGCCCCTGTCGGTGATGGCGCTCAGCAACCTGCGGCCGGACCAGCGCGGCAACGCGGCGGGGTTGTTCAACCTGACGCGCGAGCTGGGTGGGTCCATCGGCACGGCGTGGATGAGCAGCGCGCTCAACCGGCTGACGAAGGTGAACACCACGGCGCTCTCCTCGCACGTGGATGTGTATGGACAGGTGACGCAGGAGCAACTCGCCGGCCTCAAGGCCACGGTCGCCGCGCGGGTGACGGACCCCTTGGCCGCCGCCTACGGCCTCATGGGGCAGCGCATCAACCTGCAAGCGCTGGTGCGCGCCTTCAACGCCAACTTCACCGTGCTCACCGCCATCTTCGCCTGCTCGCTGGTGCTGGTGGTGATGCTGCGGCGCGCGAACCCCGGCGTGAAGGTGGAGGGCGCTCACTAG
- the cobS gene encoding adenosylcobinamide-GDP ribazoletransferase, translating into MKRLFASIAFLTRIPVPGAANFDAADVGRSTLCFPLVGALLAAVLVGARHLLYPLLPATVTAYVLLGLYALLTGALHLDGLADMADGFGGGRTKEDVLRIMRDHVIGAYAGVTLVVMVGLKASALAALLERGHADTVLVVALVLGRWGSVPQGWLLPYARRTGGLGMAITDHVGRVEVLGATVLALGFAVGLMGWRGGVLLAAVGGVSALQGWWCRRKIDGITGDTMGANTEICEAVVFVLALALG; encoded by the coding sequence ATGAAGCGACTCTTCGCCAGCATTGCCTTCCTCACGCGCATCCCCGTTCCCGGCGCCGCGAACTTCGACGCCGCCGACGTGGGCCGCTCGACGCTCTGCTTTCCCCTGGTCGGTGCCCTGCTGGCCGCGGTGCTCGTGGGCGCGCGCCACCTGCTCTACCCCCTGCTGCCCGCCACGGTGACCGCGTATGTCCTGCTCGGCCTGTACGCGCTGCTCACCGGAGCGCTGCACCTGGATGGACTGGCGGACATGGCCGACGGCTTCGGCGGCGGACGCACGAAGGAGGATGTGCTTCGCATCATGCGCGACCATGTGATTGGCGCGTATGCCGGCGTCACCCTGGTGGTGATGGTGGGCCTGAAGGCGAGCGCGCTGGCGGCGCTGCTGGAGCGAGGGCACGCGGACACGGTGCTGGTGGTGGCGCTGGTGCTCGGCCGGTGGGGCTCCGTCCCTCAAGGGTGGCTGCTGCCCTATGCGCGCCGAACGGGAGGTCTGGGCATGGCCATCACCGACCACGTCGGACGGGTCGAGGTGCTGGGCGCCACGGTGCTCGCGCTCGGCTTCGCGGTGGGATTGATGGGATGGAGAGGCGGAGTGCTGCTCGCCGCGGTGGGCGGCGTATCCGCGCTCCAGGGGTGGTGGTGCCGCAGGAAGATTGACGGCATCACCGGCGATACCATGGGCGCCAACACCGAGATATGCGAAGCAGTGGTGTTCGTGCTGGCGCTGGCGCTCGGTTGA
- a CDS encoding HlyD family secretion protein: MSTASPSMDSPNHDTSKTTPSLVKEPAAPRSRAKKVLPALLGLALVGGGARWLVSRGHESTDDAQVEGRIANVSPRISGQVAKVLVNDNQRVKAGEVLVELDATDLEAKLEVARADVQSAEAQASNAQAQLSLTEVNAGATLRQARGGVVQASSGISSSKAALNQAQADVVAAEARFKLADADLSRVKTLKAEGAVTQADLDARESAYDQSKAALDVARAKLASTEAGVQGSSGGLETAQGRLAAAETGPVQVTAAQAAVKLADAKLKQAQAALHLAELAVSYTKVRAPVDGVVSRRTVELGQMVGPERPLMAVVPQDDVWVVANFKEDQVGEMKEGQPVDVTVDAFSGHSFKGHVDSLAGASGARFALLPPDNASGNFVKVVQRIPVLIRFDGDAQGLALKPGMSAIVTVDTRSN; this comes from the coding sequence ATGAGTACTGCTTCCCCCTCGATGGATTCCCCGAACCATGACACCTCGAAGACGACGCCTTCGCTCGTGAAGGAGCCCGCCGCGCCGCGCTCCCGCGCGAAGAAGGTGCTGCCCGCGCTCCTGGGCCTGGCGCTGGTGGGCGGTGGCGCGCGCTGGCTGGTGTCGCGCGGCCACGAGTCCACCGACGACGCCCAGGTGGAGGGCCGCATCGCCAACGTGTCCCCGCGCATCTCCGGCCAGGTGGCCAAGGTGCTGGTGAACGACAACCAGCGCGTGAAGGCCGGCGAGGTCCTGGTGGAGCTGGACGCCACGGACCTGGAGGCGAAGCTGGAGGTGGCTCGCGCGGACGTGCAGAGCGCGGAGGCGCAGGCGTCCAACGCGCAGGCGCAGCTGTCCCTCACGGAGGTCAACGCGGGCGCGACGCTGCGGCAGGCCCGAGGCGGCGTGGTGCAGGCGAGCAGCGGCATCAGCTCGTCCAAGGCGGCGCTGAACCAGGCGCAGGCGGACGTGGTGGCGGCGGAGGCTCGCTTCAAGCTGGCCGACGCGGACCTGTCACGCGTGAAGACGCTGAAGGCGGAGGGCGCGGTGACGCAGGCGGACCTGGACGCGCGGGAGTCCGCGTATGACCAGTCCAAGGCGGCGCTGGATGTGGCTCGCGCGAAGCTCGCGTCCACCGAGGCGGGCGTGCAGGGCTCGTCCGGTGGCCTGGAGACGGCGCAGGGCCGGCTGGCCGCGGCGGAGACGGGGCCGGTGCAGGTGACGGCGGCGCAGGCGGCGGTGAAGCTGGCCGACGCGAAGCTGAAGCAGGCGCAGGCCGCGCTGCACCTGGCGGAGCTGGCGGTCTCCTACACGAAGGTGCGCGCGCCGGTGGACGGCGTGGTGAGCCGCCGCACGGTGGAGCTGGGGCAGATGGTGGGCCCGGAGCGTCCGCTGATGGCGGTGGTGCCGCAGGACGACGTCTGGGTGGTCGCCAACTTCAAGGAGGACCAGGTGGGCGAGATGAAGGAGGGGCAGCCCGTGGACGTGACGGTGGATGCGTTCAGCGGCCACTCCTTCAAGGGGCACGTCGACAGCCTCGCGGGCGCCAGCGGCGCGCGCTTCGCGTTGCTGCCCCCGGACAACGCCTCCGGCAACTTCGTCAAGGTGGTGCAGCGCATCCCGGTGCTCATCCGCTTCGATGGTGATGCGCAGGGCCTGGCGCTCAAGCCGGGCATGAGCGCCATCGTCACCGTGGACACGAGGAGCAACTAG
- a CDS encoding ABC transporter substrate-binding protein translates to MSAARSLRLLGLALTLLAGCQRSAPTTQEAGPRRLVALAPGISETLYALGAGDQVVGLSDYSTWPPETASVTKVGSTLTPNYEAIARLKPTLILDEQVKQAPEGSLSSVAPVKVLPWLSVDDVANGIRELGRRTGREEVATKLAQKVETTLKRKAPPDAPRVLLVIGDGAAELSSIWYIRNDSLHGAALEAAGARNAVADAPAGPPNISIERLLTLDPDIILVLLDGPKLSPEEEARQLAAWKQLSVLRAVKQGHVRVVSGPGVQSTGPRILDLVEQLQAALRFDAKAP, encoded by the coding sequence ATGTCCGCCGCACGTTCCCTCCGTCTCCTCGGCCTCGCCCTCACGCTGCTCGCGGGCTGCCAGCGCTCCGCTCCGACGACCCAGGAGGCGGGCCCTCGTCGCCTCGTCGCGCTGGCGCCGGGCATCTCCGAGACGCTCTATGCCCTGGGGGCAGGGGACCAGGTGGTGGGGCTCTCCGACTACTCCACCTGGCCTCCCGAGACGGCCTCGGTGACGAAGGTTGGCTCCACGCTGACGCCCAACTACGAGGCCATCGCCCGCCTCAAGCCCACGCTCATCCTCGACGAGCAGGTGAAGCAGGCGCCGGAGGGCTCGCTCTCCTCGGTGGCCCCGGTGAAGGTGCTGCCCTGGCTGAGTGTGGATGACGTGGCCAACGGCATTCGCGAGCTGGGCCGGCGGACGGGACGCGAGGAGGTGGCCACGAAGCTCGCGCAGAAGGTCGAGACGACGCTGAAGCGCAAGGCACCGCCGGACGCGCCTCGGGTGCTGCTGGTGATTGGCGACGGGGCGGCGGAGCTCTCCAGCATCTGGTACATCCGCAATGACTCGCTGCATGGCGCGGCGCTGGAGGCCGCGGGTGCGCGCAACGCCGTCGCGGATGCGCCCGCGGGCCCGCCCAACATCTCCATCGAGCGGCTCCTGACGCTGGACCCGGACATCATCCTGGTGCTGTTGGACGGGCCGAAGCTGTCGCCGGAGGAGGAGGCGCGCCAGCTCGCGGCGTGGAAGCAGTTGTCCGTGCTGCGGGCCGTGAAGCAGGGCCATGTGAGGGTGGTGTCAGGGCCCGGCGTGCAGTCCACCGGGCCGCGCATCCTGGACCTGGTGGAGCAACTCCAGGCCGCGCTGCGCTTCGACGCGAAGGCTCCATGA
- a CDS encoding metal-dependent hydrolase, with protein MSPIVHAELSWLMSQVLRERRDRILITCAGLAPDLDGLTLLAGEASYVRYHHVLFHGYVGALITAAVCMAMAKERARVALLALGAFHLHLLCDLMGSGPGWPIHYYWPTSMREWFWAGQWDLASWQNAVIALVVTLACLACALRWRRTFVEVLSARWDVEVTKTLRRRFLSEPEASDSASTGN; from the coding sequence ATGAGCCCCATCGTCCATGCGGAGCTGTCGTGGCTGATGTCCCAGGTCCTGCGCGAGCGCCGGGACCGCATCCTCATCACCTGCGCGGGGCTTGCTCCGGACCTGGATGGACTCACGCTGCTGGCGGGCGAGGCGTCCTACGTGCGCTATCACCACGTGCTCTTCCACGGCTACGTGGGGGCGCTCATCACCGCCGCGGTGTGCATGGCGATGGCGAAGGAGCGCGCCCGCGTGGCGCTGCTCGCGCTGGGGGCCTTCCACCTGCACCTCCTCTGCGACCTCATGGGCAGCGGCCCTGGGTGGCCCATCCACTACTACTGGCCCACGAGCATGCGGGAGTGGTTCTGGGCGGGGCAGTGGGACCTGGCCTCGTGGCAGAACGCGGTCATCGCGCTCGTCGTGACGCTGGCGTGCCTGGCGTGCGCGCTGCGCTGGAGGAGGACCTTCGTGGAGGTGCTCTCCGCCCGCTGGGACGTGGAGGTGACGAAGACACTGCGGCGGCGCTTCCTGTCGGAGCCCGAGGCTTCCGACTCCGCGTCCACCGGAAATTGA
- a CDS encoding polysaccharide lyase → MTPSLRLAALALLAPSLASASVVWKGDFETGNLSQWTRTQSVSNSRLQVVTDVVREGRYALKATVRQGDDPIGASGNRNELLYISEEKTGSTYFYKWSTLFPSNYPLSDGWQVFAQWHQEGCCGSPPLEFFVRGDRMHLRVGGADGPIPWEGPLSRGQWHDFVLQVKWSANPKVGFVQLWHNGKLVLPKTMGATQYGSEMNYLKLGLYREDSIKPEASVYHDGFVMSTALEDVMPPPPPPTPEPTPTPTPEPTPPPAPDPTPTPAPNPTPPVISVPTPTNPGTPGTGVVNNDDRENPKPGGSGCGSTSTGGAPFIAATVLLALALLGRRRKAAEVRVSRR, encoded by the coding sequence TTGACCCCATCCCTTCGACTCGCAGCCCTGGCGTTGCTTGCCCCCTCCCTCGCGTCCGCGAGCGTGGTGTGGAAGGGCGACTTCGAGACCGGCAACCTTTCGCAGTGGACGCGAACGCAAAGCGTCTCCAACAGCCGCCTGCAGGTGGTGACGGACGTGGTGCGAGAGGGCCGCTACGCGCTGAAGGCCACGGTCCGCCAAGGGGATGACCCCATCGGCGCCAGCGGCAACCGCAACGAGCTGCTCTACATCAGTGAAGAGAAGACCGGCTCGACGTACTTCTACAAGTGGAGCACGTTGTTCCCCAGCAACTACCCGCTCTCCGACGGCTGGCAGGTGTTCGCGCAGTGGCACCAGGAAGGCTGCTGTGGCTCGCCGCCGCTGGAGTTCTTCGTGCGCGGGGACCGGATGCACCTGCGCGTGGGGGGAGCGGACGGCCCCATCCCCTGGGAGGGCCCGCTGTCCCGAGGCCAGTGGCACGACTTCGTGCTTCAGGTGAAGTGGTCCGCCAACCCCAAGGTGGGCTTCGTGCAGCTCTGGCACAACGGGAAGCTGGTGCTGCCCAAGACGATGGGCGCCACGCAGTACGGCAGCGAGATGAACTACCTGAAGCTCGGCCTGTATCGCGAGGACAGCATCAAGCCCGAGGCCAGCGTGTACCACGACGGCTTCGTCATGAGCACCGCGCTGGAGGACGTCATGCCTCCGCCTCCGCCGCCGACTCCAGAGCCGACGCCGACGCCGACTCCTGAACCGACGCCCCCGCCGGCTCCGGACCCGACGCCTACGCCGGCTCCGAATCCCACGCCGCCGGTCATCAGCGTGCCCACGCCCACCAACCCCGGCACCCCGGGCACGGGCGTGGTGAACAACGACGACCGGGAGAATCCCAAGCCCGGCGGCAGCGGCTGCGGCTCCACGTCCACCGGCGGCGCGCCGTTCATCGCGGCCACGGTGCTGCTGGCGCTCGCCCTGCTGGGACGCCGACGCAAGGCCGCCGAGGTCCGCGTCTCGCGGCGCTGA
- a CDS encoding ABC transporter ATP-binding protein produces the protein MTSSLEVSGATVRKGERLLLEDVSLRVAPGDFVAIVGPNGAGKSTLMRAALGLQRLEAGRVTLGGREVSALSPRERAAFLAWLPQRVQVSEPITALEHVAAARYRFTESRQRSEQAALTALARVQADALATRPITELSGGEQQRVAVAALLAQEAPLVMLDEPANFLDPAQQLELYALVGRLWRSGLGVLCITHDINVLAHAMREGSEGRIRVVGLSSGRVAFESSYDAPELGEHLGRVFSVRMRGVEVEGRRVFVSLPREHGS, from the coding sequence ATGACGTCTTCCCTGGAGGTCTCCGGCGCGACGGTGCGCAAGGGTGAGCGGCTCCTGTTGGAGGACGTGTCCCTTCGCGTCGCGCCCGGAGACTTCGTGGCCATCGTCGGCCCCAACGGGGCAGGCAAGTCGACGTTGATGCGCGCGGCGCTCGGGCTGCAGCGGTTGGAGGCGGGGCGCGTCACGCTCGGAGGGCGCGAGGTGTCGGCGCTCTCGCCCCGTGAGCGCGCCGCGTTCCTCGCGTGGCTGCCCCAACGGGTCCAGGTGTCCGAGCCCATCACCGCGCTGGAGCATGTCGCCGCCGCGCGCTACCGCTTCACCGAGTCCCGTCAGCGCTCGGAGCAGGCGGCGCTCACGGCGCTGGCTCGCGTGCAGGCGGACGCGCTCGCGACGCGCCCCATCACCGAGTTGTCGGGCGGAGAGCAGCAGCGGGTCGCCGTGGCGGCGCTGCTCGCGCAGGAGGCTCCGCTGGTGATGTTGGACGAGCCCGCGAACTTCCTGGACCCCGCGCAGCAGCTCGAGTTGTACGCGCTCGTGGGGCGGCTGTGGCGCTCGGGGCTGGGGGTGCTGTGCATCACCCATGACATCAACGTGCTCGCCCATGCGATGCGGGAGGGGAGCGAGGGGCGGATTCGCGTGGTGGGGCTGTCGAGCGGCCGGGTGGCCTTCGAGTCGAGCTACGACGCGCCGGAGCTGGGTGAGCACCTGGGCCGGGTGTTCTCGGTGCGGATGCGGGGCGTGGAGGTGGAGGGCCGCCGCGTCTTCGTGAGCCTGCCCCGGGAGCACGGGTCATGA
- a CDS encoding FecCD family ABC transporter permease, protein MNRRWVVVLGVCVAVMGVAPFIGSPMPPESRDFILWQLRVPRTLMALLVGGTLSLVGAVYQSLFANPLAAPSTVGTTAGATLGALVAIVLGARNAVWGLPLISAAAFAGALGVSLLVAAIAAGRSVRMNDLVLAGIAFSMAAGAISMGVQFSADSTELLSATRWTMGHLPRVGYQSIVMLVPIAAVSVVGLLLLTRALEVFIAGEEHAESQGVNVRLVRIIAIGLGAMGVAGCVAWCGPIAFVELIVPHIVRRVLGVSRRVLLPFSVVVGASFLVLCDALTRVIPLSSEPPVGMVTAALGTPLLVYLVARKST, encoded by the coding sequence ATGAATCGGCGGTGGGTGGTGGTGTTGGGGGTGTGCGTGGCGGTGATGGGGGTGGCGCCCTTCATCGGCTCACCCATGCCGCCGGAGTCTCGCGACTTCATCCTCTGGCAGTTGCGAGTCCCTCGGACGCTGATGGCGCTCCTGGTGGGCGGCACGTTGTCGCTGGTGGGGGCGGTGTATCAATCGCTGTTCGCCAACCCGCTCGCCGCGCCGAGCACCGTGGGCACCACGGCGGGCGCCACGCTGGGTGCGCTGGTGGCCATTGTCCTGGGGGCTCGCAACGCGGTGTGGGGCTTGCCGCTCATCTCCGCGGCGGCGTTCGCGGGGGCGCTGGGCGTCAGCCTGCTCGTGGCCGCCATCGCCGCGGGGCGCAGCGTGCGGATGAATGACCTGGTCCTGGCGGGCATCGCGTTCTCGATGGCCGCGGGGGCCATCTCCATGGGCGTGCAGTTCTCCGCGGACTCCACGGAGTTGCTCTCGGCCACGCGGTGGACCATGGGGCATCTGCCTCGGGTGGGCTACCAGAGCATCGTGATGTTGGTGCCCATCGCGGCCGTGTCGGTCGTGGGGCTGTTGCTGCTCACGCGCGCGCTGGAGGTGTTCATCGCGGGGGAGGAGCATGCTGAATCGCAGGGCGTCAACGTGCGCCTGGTGCGCATCATCGCCATCGGCCTGGGCGCGATGGGCGTGGCGGGCTGTGTCGCGTGGTGCGGCCCCATCGCCTTCGTGGAGCTCATTGTCCCGCACATCGTCCGGCGAGTGCTGGGGGTGAGCCGGCGTGTGCTGCTGCCGTTCTCGGTGGTGGTGGGCGCCAGCTTCCTGGTGCTGTGTGACGCGCTGACTCGCGTCATCCCGCTCAGCAGCGAGCCTCCCGTTGGAATGGTGACCGCGGCCCTGGGCACGCCCTTGTTGGTGTACCTGGTCGCTCGCAAGTCCACCTGA
- a CDS encoding histidine phosphatase family protein, protein MDWRLPGGVTRMILVRHGRPSEEMKGRCYGRLDVSLAPEGHVQAQRAASLLSQVELHGLYSSPRLRALDTAKRVAEGRGVGLQVEEAFREIDFGLFEGLTYEEAERRFPSLYAEWMAHPEQVRFPEGETFSEMRERVRAGGRALRARHPGQCFALVSHGGVNRTLLAEALGMADRHLFRLDQVHAAVNVIDFYGDEPVVKAMNLEP, encoded by the coding sequence GTGGACTGGCGGCTGCCCGGCGGCGTGACGCGGATGATTCTGGTGAGGCACGGCAGGCCCTCGGAGGAGATGAAGGGGCGCTGCTATGGCCGGCTCGACGTGAGCCTCGCGCCAGAGGGGCATGTGCAGGCCCAGCGCGCGGCGAGCCTGCTCTCCCAGGTGGAGCTGCATGGCCTGTATTCGAGTCCCCGGCTGCGCGCGCTCGACACGGCGAAGCGCGTGGCGGAAGGGCGCGGCGTGGGCCTCCAGGTGGAAGAAGCCTTTCGCGAAATCGACTTCGGCCTCTTCGAGGGACTCACCTACGAAGAAGCCGAGCGCCGCTTCCCGAGCCTCTACGCGGAGTGGATGGCCCACCCCGAGCAGGTCCGCTTCCCGGAGGGAGAGACCTTCTCCGAGATGCGTGAGCGAGTCCGCGCGGGAGGCCGAGCCCTGCGCGCACGCCATCCCGGACAGTGCTTCGCGCTGGTGTCGCACGGCGGCGTCAACCGCACGCTGCTGGCCGAGGCGCTCGGCATGGCGGACCGGCACCTGTTCCGGCTGGACCAGGTCCACGCGGCGGTGAATGTCATCGACTTCTACGGCGACGAGCCCGTGGTGAAGGCGATGAACCTGGAGCCCTGA
- the cobT gene encoding nicotinate-nucleotide--dimethylbenzimidazole phosphoribosyltransferase translates to MPAYREVLARIPDPDTDAGRQCQGLLDVKTKPQGSLGRLEELACQWAALRGEAAPAMPRKGLVVMAADHGVTEEGVSAYPAEVTAQMVANFSRGGAAINVLARQHGVRVEVVDMGVRTPLPGLQGVRNHRLGPGTGNFTRGPAMSRRLAEEALSVGTLLALELAESGVTLIGLGDMGIGNTTASAALTCVLAGVSPDMATGRGTGVDDAGLTRKVEVVRRALAVNQPDAADPLDVLAKVGGFEIAGLAGVALGAASRRIPVMLDGFISSVAGLVAARLCPRVMPFLLASHMSREAGHRRVLEALRLRPLLDLGLRLGEGTGAVLAMGLLDSSLHILHEMATFASAGVAEKARR, encoded by the coding sequence ATGCCTGCGTATCGCGAAGTACTCGCCCGGATTCCCGACCCCGATACCGACGCTGGCAGGCAGTGCCAGGGATTGCTGGACGTGAAGACCAAGCCTCAAGGCAGCCTGGGGCGCCTGGAGGAGCTGGCCTGTCAGTGGGCCGCGCTGCGAGGCGAGGCCGCGCCCGCGATGCCTCGCAAGGGGCTGGTGGTGATGGCCGCGGACCACGGCGTGACGGAGGAAGGCGTGAGCGCCTATCCCGCCGAGGTCACCGCGCAGATGGTCGCCAACTTCTCGAGAGGTGGCGCCGCCATCAACGTCCTGGCCCGGCAGCACGGCGTCCGCGTGGAGGTCGTGGACATGGGCGTGCGCACGCCGCTCCCGGGCCTGCAGGGCGTGCGCAACCATCGGCTGGGGCCGGGCACGGGGAACTTCACCCGAGGCCCCGCGATGTCGCGCCGGCTGGCCGAGGAGGCGCTGAGCGTGGGCACGCTGCTGGCGCTGGAGCTGGCGGAGTCGGGGGTGACGTTGATCGGCCTGGGGGACATGGGCATCGGCAACACCACGGCGTCGGCGGCGCTCACGTGTGTACTGGCGGGCGTGTCGCCCGACATGGCCACGGGGCGAGGCACGGGCGTGGACGACGCGGGCCTCACGCGCAAGGTGGAGGTGGTGCGGCGCGCGCTCGCGGTGAACCAGCCGGATGCGGCGGACCCGCTGGATGTGCTCGCGAAGGTGGGGGGATTCGAGATCGCGGGCCTCGCGGGTGTGGCCTTGGGCGCGGCGTCCAGGCGCATCCCGGTGATGCTGGATGGCTTCATCTCCTCTGTCGCGGGATTGGTGGCGGCACGGCTGTGTCCCCGGGTGATGCCCTTCCTGCTCGCCAGTCACATGTCACGCGAGGCGGGCCATCGCCGGGTGCTGGAGGCGTTGCGGCTGCGGCCCTTGTTGGACCTGGGCCTGCGGCTGGGCGAGGGAACGGGCGCGGTGCTCGCCATGGGCCTGTTGGACAGCAGCCTGCACATCCTGCACGAGATGGCCACGTTCGCGTCGGCGGGGGTCGCGGAGAAGGCGCGGCGCTGA